The following coding sequences lie in one Kiloniellales bacterium genomic window:
- a CDS encoding ABC transporter ATP-binding protein, whose product MTEDDHKIAIDVQSVVKQYGEGEHAVTALTEVSIDIRDNEFFTLLGPSGCGKTTLLRMIAGFESVTAGVILLYGDEIENLPANKRPVNTVFQQYALFPHMTVLENVGFGLRRLGKSKAETEQRARQMLDLVQLGDFSDRRPAQLSGGQQQRVALARALAPSPKVLLLDEPLSALDLKLRQAMRVELKQLQRETGITFVFVTHDQEEALTMSDRIAVMSAGEIQQIGTAHEIYERPINRFVADFIGETNLIDVTVEQVNGESCLCRLASGAAIEAVGPGVAVGHSAGHVSIRPERVSLAPAGDGAAGLVGVVEHQVYLGTDTQYLVRLDDGTMITARTQNAHKVRVDVSTGERAALSIDDGAARLLVD is encoded by the coding sequence GTGACAGAAGACGATCATAAGATCGCCATCGACGTACAAAGCGTCGTCAAGCAATACGGAGAGGGTGAGCACGCGGTTACTGCACTGACCGAAGTATCGATCGATATTCGGGATAACGAGTTTTTCACCCTGCTCGGCCCCTCGGGCTGCGGAAAGACCACGCTCCTGCGCATGATCGCCGGCTTCGAGTCGGTGACGGCAGGCGTGATCCTGCTCTACGGCGACGAGATCGAGAACTTGCCGGCGAACAAGCGCCCGGTGAACACCGTCTTCCAGCAGTACGCCCTCTTCCCCCACATGACGGTGCTGGAGAACGTCGGCTTCGGGCTGCGCAGGCTGGGCAAGAGCAAGGCCGAGACCGAGCAGCGCGCCCGGCAGATGCTCGATCTCGTCCAGCTCGGGGACTTCAGCGACCGCCGGCCGGCCCAGCTCTCCGGCGGCCAGCAGCAGCGCGTGGCGCTGGCCCGGGCGCTCGCGCCCTCGCCCAAGGTGCTGCTGCTCGACGAGCCGCTCTCGGCGCTGGACCTCAAGCTGCGTCAGGCCATGCGGGTCGAGCTCAAGCAGCTGCAGCGGGAAACCGGCATCACCTTCGTGTTCGTGACCCACGATCAGGAGGAGGCGCTGACCATGTCGGACCGGATCGCGGTGATGTCGGCCGGCGAGATCCAGCAGATCGGCACCGCCCACGAGATCTACGAGCGGCCGATCAACCGCTTCGTGGCCGACTTCATCGGCGAGACCAACCTGATCGACGTCACGGTCGAGCAGGTGAATGGCGAGAGCTGTCTCTGCCGGCTCGCCAGCGGCGCGGCGATCGAGGCCGTGGGTCCGGGCGTGGCGGTCGGGCACTCGGCCGGCCACGTCTCGATCCGCCCGGAGCGGGTGTCGCTCGCCCCGGCCGGCGACGGCGCGGCCGGCTTGGTCGGCGTGGTCGAGCACCAGGTCTACCTCGGCACAGACACCCAGTATCTCGTGCGCCTGGACGATGGGACCATGATCACCGCCCGGACCCAGAACGCCCACAAGGTGCGGGTCGACGTCAGCACCGGGGAGCGCGCGGCCCTGTCGATTGACGACGGCGCCGCGCGCCTGCTGGTCGACTGA
- a CDS encoding ABC transporter permease: MAGGAGGGRAVSRTYQPVKTWLLLPSWLVIGIFLLMPMLIMLVYSFLTKEFRGGVIWEFSLAAYDQFIFDRGLFGDEPPVIEWTYITIIARSVIQAAVATVVCLLIGFPTAFFIATRPANTRNIWLFLVTVPYWVNLLIRTVSMKFLIRDNGPLNEGLLGLGLISEPLPLVNTDLAVQLGLFYSYLPFMVLPIYASVERYNFALSEAAADLYADRWTILWQVLIPVVMPGIVAGCILVFVPSLGAFLAPDLLGGAKNWMIGSLIEDQFKGAAGNWPFGAAASMILLTMVLLVLFFYARRQAR; the protein is encoded by the coding sequence ATGGCGGGCGGGGCCGGCGGCGGGCGCGCGGTATCGCGCACCTATCAGCCAGTCAAGACCTGGCTGCTCCTGCCCTCGTGGCTGGTGATCGGCATCTTCCTGCTGATGCCGATGCTGATCATGCTGGTCTACTCCTTCCTGACCAAGGAGTTCCGCGGCGGCGTGATCTGGGAGTTCTCCCTCGCCGCCTACGACCAGTTCATCTTCGACCGCGGGCTGTTCGGCGACGAGCCGCCGGTGATCGAGTGGACCTACATCACCATCATCGCGCGCTCGGTGATTCAGGCGGCGGTCGCCACGGTCGTCTGCCTGCTGATCGGCTTTCCGACCGCCTTCTTCATCGCGACCCGGCCGGCGAACACCCGGAACATCTGGCTGTTCCTGGTCACCGTGCCCTATTGGGTCAACCTGCTGATCCGCACCGTCTCCATGAAGTTCCTGATCCGCGACAACGGTCCGCTGAACGAGGGCCTGCTCGGCCTGGGCCTGATATCGGAGCCGCTGCCCCTGGTGAACACGGATCTCGCGGTCCAGCTCGGCCTGTTCTACTCCTACCTGCCGTTCATGGTCCTGCCGATCTACGCCTCGGTCGAGCGCTACAACTTCGCCCTGTCCGAGGCCGCGGCCGACCTCTACGCCGACCGCTGGACGATCCTGTGGCAGGTCCTGATTCCGGTCGTGATGCCGGGCATCGTCGCCGGCTGCATCCTGGTCTTCGTGCCCTCCCTGGGCGCGTTCCTGGCGCCCGACCTGCTCGGCGGCGCGAAGAACTGGATGATCGGCTCGCTGATCGAGGACCAGTTCAAGGGGGCCGCCGGAAACTGGCCCTTCGGCGCCGCGGCCTCGATGATCCTGCTGACCATGGTCCTGCTGGTGCTGTTCTTCTACGCCCGGCGGCAGGCGCGTTAG
- a CDS encoding ABC transporter permease, which produces MSLSGNVKRYPGFLTIALICLLILYAPLIVVMVYSFNDSLSITKWGGFSFRWYAEIFYGAESAIFHQAAWNSVTIALSAATASTIIATAAAVGMVRGGTFRGKPMSFALISMPIMVPEIVTAVATLIFFSVIGFTLGYFSILVAHIVFCIPFAYLPISARLEGIEGIYDEAAQDLYASRMEAFLTVLAPLMAPGILSGFLLAFIISLDDFIITNFIKGAGVETLPTAIFGAVKQGIKPNIMALSTLMLAVSILLVTASYLIGRMGRSNETK; this is translated from the coding sequence ATGTCACTCAGCGGCAACGTCAAACGCTACCCGGGCTTCCTCACGATCGCGCTGATCTGTCTCCTGATCCTCTATGCGCCCCTGATCGTGGTCATGGTCTACAGCTTCAACGACTCGCTCTCGATCACCAAGTGGGGCGGGTTCAGCTTCCGCTGGTACGCGGAAATCTTTTACGGCGCCGAGTCCGCGATCTTCCACCAGGCCGCCTGGAACTCCGTGACCATCGCCCTCTCGGCCGCGACCGCCTCGACGATCATCGCCACCGCCGCGGCGGTCGGCATGGTGCGCGGCGGCACCTTCCGCGGGAAACCCATGAGCTTCGCCCTGATCTCCATGCCGATCATGGTGCCCGAGATCGTCACCGCCGTGGCCACGCTGATCTTCTTCAGCGTGATCGGCTTCACGCTGGGCTACTTCTCGATCCTGGTCGCGCACATCGTGTTCTGCATCCCCTTCGCCTATCTGCCGATCTCGGCGCGCCTCGAGGGGATCGAGGGGATCTACGATGAGGCGGCCCAGGACCTCTACGCCAGCCGGATGGAGGCCTTCCTCACCGTGCTGGCGCCGCTCATGGCGCCCGGCATCCTGTCCGGCTTCCTGCTGGCCTTCATCATCTCGCTGGACGATTTCATCATCACCAACTTCATCAAGGGCGCCGGCGTCGAGACCCTGCCGACCGCGATCTTCGGCGCGGTCAAGCAGGGCATCAAACCCAACATCATGGCGCTTTCGACCCTGATGCTCGCCGTCTCGATCCTTCTGGTGACGGCGAGCTATCTGATCGGACGGATGGGGAGAAGCAACGAAACCAAGTGA
- a CDS encoding extracellular solute-binding protein produces MKTLLRLGAAALALTLSTGLAQAEGKLSVYHWFEYIPQELLDKFAAEHGVEVTMDTYDSNEALLASLKAGKLGAYDVAVPGDYMVKILASEGMLDTIAEGELANRGNIEEQWLNVDFDNGRKHSIPYQWGSTSFMVNRDAYKGDIRTTDIIFNPPDELKGKINVLDSQGELLTLASIHLGIPQCSSDRAQLKELDQLVQSAKPHWASFNSDGAKDVLVSGDVAVGMIWNGFGAKARNEGAPVEYAYPKQGYIIWMDNVVLLKDAPNRENALKFMDFLLEPENIAAVTNYAQYTAGVKDVTPFLDAALQTSPEQNPPDDAPAGSFVEVCDEKTQKVYDQIWTRLKK; encoded by the coding sequence ATGAAAACCTTGCTGAGACTGGGCGCCGCGGCGCTGGCGCTGACCCTGTCGACGGGTCTCGCGCAGGCCGAGGGGAAGCTCTCGGTCTATCACTGGTTCGAGTACATCCCACAGGAGCTGCTGGACAAGTTCGCCGCCGAGCACGGGGTCGAGGTGACCATGGACACCTACGATTCCAACGAGGCGCTGCTGGCCTCGCTCAAGGCCGGCAAGCTGGGCGCCTACGACGTCGCCGTGCCGGGCGACTACATGGTCAAGATCCTCGCCAGCGAGGGCATGCTCGACACGATCGCCGAGGGCGAGCTGGCCAACCGGGGCAACATCGAAGAGCAGTGGCTGAACGTCGACTTCGACAACGGCCGCAAGCACTCGATCCCCTATCAGTGGGGCTCGACCAGCTTCATGGTGAACCGTGACGCCTACAAGGGCGACATCCGCACCACCGACATCATCTTCAACCCGCCGGACGAGCTGAAGGGCAAGATCAACGTGCTCGACAGCCAGGGAGAGCTGCTGACCCTGGCCTCGATCCACCTGGGCATCCCGCAGTGCTCGAGCGATCGCGCCCAGCTCAAGGAGTTGGACCAGCTGGTGCAGTCGGCCAAGCCGCACTGGGCCTCGTTCAACTCGGACGGCGCCAAGGACGTGCTGGTCTCCGGCGACGTGGCGGTCGGCATGATCTGGAACGGTTTCGGCGCCAAGGCGCGCAACGAGGGCGCGCCGGTCGAGTACGCCTATCCCAAGCAGGGCTACATCATCTGGATGGACAACGTGGTGCTGCTCAAGGATGCGCCGAACCGCGAGAACGCGCTCAAGTTCATGGACTTCCTGCTGGAGCCCGAGAACATCGCCGCGGTCACCAACTACGCGCAGTACACCGCGGGCGTGAAGGACGTGACGCCCTTCCTGGACGCCGCGCTGCAGACCTCGCCCGAGCAGAACCCGCCCGACGACGCGCCGGCCGGCTCCTTCGTGGAGGTCTGCGACGAGAAGACGCAAAAGGTCTATGACCAGATCTGGACGCGCCTGAAGAAGTAA
- a CDS encoding carbon-nitrogen hydrolase family protein has protein sequence MRLALYQGPSPAGDVAAAFEAVESALSAASAMNADIAVFPEIFLPGYNVPAPEAQPLDGGWVGRLRAAARDAGVALVIGMAERAGGVTYNSAVAIGPDGGLLANYRKLQLFGAREKSLYAPGDAYVVFPFRNRRIGLLICYDIEFPEHLRAIARHGADLVLVPTANMPPFDNVNRITIAARALDHGVTLAYCNYCGVEGDLTYVGRSVIAGPDGEPIALAGPETTLLIADVPEPMAVERPTLTNTLEDLRAIEKLGDGSASLPTES, from the coding sequence ATGCGTCTGGCGCTCTACCAGGGGCCGTCGCCGGCCGGCGACGTGGCGGCGGCCTTCGAGGCGGTGGAGAGCGCGCTTTCCGCCGCCTCGGCGATGAACGCGGACATCGCGGTTTTCCCGGAGATCTTCCTCCCGGGATACAACGTGCCGGCGCCGGAGGCCCAGCCGCTGGACGGCGGCTGGGTCGGGCGCCTGAGAGCGGCGGCGCGGGATGCCGGCGTCGCCCTCGTCATCGGCATGGCCGAAAGGGCCGGCGGCGTCACCTACAACAGCGCCGTGGCCATCGGCCCGGACGGCGGTCTCCTGGCCAACTACCGCAAGCTGCAGCTCTTCGGGGCGCGGGAGAAGTCCCTCTACGCGCCGGGAGACGCCTACGTCGTCTTCCCCTTCCGGAACCGCCGCATCGGCCTCCTGATCTGCTACGACATCGAGTTCCCGGAGCACCTCAGGGCGATCGCCCGCCACGGCGCCGATCTCGTCCTGGTGCCGACGGCGAACATGCCGCCGTTCGACAACGTGAACCGGATTACCATCGCGGCGCGCGCCCTGGACCACGGCGTGACGCTGGCCTACTGCAACTACTGCGGCGTCGAGGGCGACCTGACCTATGTCGGTCGCAGCGTGATCGCCGGCCCCGACGGCGAGCCGATCGCCCTGGCCGGCCCCGAGACCACGTTGCTGATCGCGGATGTGCCGGAGCCGATGGCGGTCGAGCGCCCGACGCTCACCAACACCCTCGAAGACCTTCGCGCAATCGAGAAGCTCGGAGACGGAAGCGCCTCCCTGCCGACCGAGAGCTGA
- a CDS encoding NAD(P)-binding protein, with the protein MPRDPRYDILFEPVEIGPVTARNRFYQVPHCNGGGYRDPSAAAEMRRVKAEGGWGVVFTEQCEMHHTSEITPFIELRLWEDQDIPGIARMAEKMKEHGALAGIQLAYSGINGPNLYTREVPLAPTALPIRTFTNDPVHARAMDKEDIRDLRRWFVNAAKRSRTAGFDLICLYGAHGFGIFQHFLSRATNQRNDEYGGSLENRSRFARECVADLRDAVGDTMGLTLRVSLDETIGDLGFSNAEVRDFIEMHRDLPDLWDLAHGTWEECSGPSRFKEEAAQEALVRGIRELTDKPVVGVGRFTSPDTMVKQLRSGLLDLIGCARPSIADPFLPRKIEEGRVEDIRECIGCNICITGDMTMSISRCTQNPTFMEEWRKGWHPERMNPQGDSESVLVVGAGPAGMEAARALGLRGYQVALAEIGTELGGRVRREAKLPGLSKWGRVQDYRQYQLSQMPNVEVYFDSELGADEILEFGFEHVAIATGSRWRRDGVARHHVVPMPVASGVDVYTPDDLMDGRLPSGRVVLFDDDHYYMGGVLAELLVQNGAAVTLVTPAAFVSEWSQNTLEQAEIHKRLAEMGVEIVLNRSVDEILTGAVRTSCVYSGRPAEIESDAVVFVTCRAPVDQVWQDLKARRPAWRDHGIRSIKAIGDAEAPGPIAWATYAGHRFARELDGPEIGDALPFRREVTHLAP; encoded by the coding sequence GTGCCTCGCGATCCCCGTTACGACATCCTGTTCGAGCCCGTGGAGATCGGACCGGTCACGGCCAGGAATCGCTTCTATCAGGTGCCGCACTGCAACGGCGGCGGCTACCGCGACCCCTCCGCCGCAGCCGAGATGCGCAGGGTCAAGGCCGAGGGTGGCTGGGGCGTGGTCTTCACCGAGCAGTGCGAAATGCACCACACGTCCGAGATTACGCCCTTCATCGAGCTCCGGCTCTGGGAGGACCAGGACATCCCGGGCATCGCCCGGATGGCCGAGAAGATGAAGGAGCACGGGGCGCTGGCCGGCATCCAGCTGGCCTACTCTGGGATCAACGGCCCGAACCTCTACACGCGCGAGGTGCCGCTGGCGCCCACGGCGCTGCCGATCCGCACCTTCACCAACGACCCGGTCCATGCGCGCGCCATGGACAAGGAGGACATCCGCGATCTGCGGCGCTGGTTCGTGAACGCGGCCAAGCGCTCGCGAACCGCCGGCTTCGACCTGATCTGCCTCTACGGGGCGCACGGCTTCGGGATCTTCCAGCACTTCCTCTCGCGCGCCACCAATCAGCGCAACGACGAATACGGCGGCAGCCTCGAGAACCGCTCGCGCTTCGCCCGCGAATGCGTCGCCGACCTGCGCGACGCGGTGGGCGACACCATGGGCCTGACCCTGCGGGTCTCGCTGGACGAGACCATCGGGGATCTGGGCTTCTCGAACGCCGAGGTCCGCGACTTCATCGAGATGCACCGCGACCTTCCCGACCTCTGGGATCTGGCCCACGGCACATGGGAAGAATGCTCCGGCCCCTCGCGCTTCAAGGAGGAGGCCGCGCAGGAAGCCCTGGTGCGCGGCATCCGGGAACTGACCGACAAGCCCGTCGTCGGGGTCGGGCGCTTCACCTCGCCGGATACCATGGTCAAGCAGCTCCGGTCCGGTCTGCTCGACCTGATCGGTTGCGCGCGCCCCTCTATCGCCGACCCCTTCCTGCCGAGGAAGATCGAGGAAGGCCGGGTCGAGGACATTCGCGAGTGCATCGGCTGCAACATCTGCATCACCGGCGACATGACCATGTCGATCTCGCGCTGCACCCAGAATCCGACCTTCATGGAGGAGTGGCGCAAGGGCTGGCACCCGGAGCGCATGAACCCGCAGGGCGACTCCGAGAGCGTTCTGGTGGTTGGCGCGGGTCCCGCCGGCATGGAGGCGGCCCGGGCGCTGGGCCTGCGCGGCTATCAGGTGGCACTGGCCGAGATCGGCACGGAGCTCGGCGGCCGGGTCCGGCGCGAGGCCAAGCTGCCGGGCCTGTCGAAATGGGGCCGCGTCCAGGACTACCGCCAGTACCAGCTCAGCCAGATGCCCAATGTGGAGGTCTACTTCGACAGCGAGCTGGGCGCCGACGAGATTCTGGAATTCGGCTTCGAGCACGTCGCCATCGCCACGGGGTCGCGCTGGCGCCGCGATGGTGTGGCGCGCCATCACGTGGTGCCGATGCCGGTCGCCTCCGGCGTCGATGTCTACACGCCCGACGACCTGATGGACGGCCGCCTGCCCTCCGGCCGGGTCGTCCTCTTCGACGACGACCACTACTACATGGGCGGGGTCCTTGCCGAGCTCCTGGTTCAGAACGGCGCCGCTGTCACGCTCGTCACGCCGGCCGCCTTCGTCTCTGAGTGGTCGCAGAACACGCTGGAACAGGCCGAGATCCACAAGCGACTGGCGGAGATGGGCGTCGAGATCGTGCTCAACCGAAGCGTCGACGAGATCCTCACCGGCGCTGTCCGGACCTCTTGCGTCTATTCCGGCCGGCCCGCCGAGATCGAGAGTGACGCCGTCGTTTTCGTCACCTGCCGGGCGCCCGTCGATCAGGTCTGGCAGGACCTCAAGGCGCGCCGCCCGGCGTGGCGGGATCACGGCATCCGCTCGATCAAGGCGATCGGCGATGCCGAAGCGCCCGGCCCCATCGCCTGGGCCACCTATGCCGGCCACCGCTTCGCCCGCGAACTGGACGGGCCGGAGATCGGCGACGCCCTGCCGTTCCGCCGCGAAGTCACCCATCTCGCCCCTTGA